A genomic stretch from Arachis stenosperma cultivar V10309 chromosome 3, arast.V10309.gnm1.PFL2, whole genome shotgun sequence includes:
- the LOC130965481 gene encoding uncharacterized protein LOC130965481 has translation MEGNMENQHEEEANNHGGGGNTKGVIELNNVDALLAQNKLIIKQLADLTKKMERNQVAAITTSSTTQEGVEEEAKGNLEQANYIEIQEDKVFKEEVRANIKNQGETIKKLEFQVGCLAEKIPKPTDGFPSDTEKNPRGEAKKVRWEDCKMITTSDQEDEDKQSKLPQQPEDNSTEEEDRDHQEPEISQQELLKLYAPFPQLLNGAVGKRIYSRFLDLFASLHVNIPFIKAIQQMPAFIKYMKELLPRKSSIKGGQTIVLNKECSALIQPELPTKRRDLGSFHIACAIGETVFDRALCDLGASINLLPLSLVKRLQINEIMPTDVVIRLADKTQKQAIGVVENVLLKVGKYFLPTDFVILDMEESHTHPIILGRPFLATARALIDVEKGELILRIHDERLSFNVFKLSQEADQEHKEPSKDHNEMLTEEASTEAHPTYLETPLVDKQGKQQLPQLKEKLEEPKPLEACEDNITTTLGKEVIKSKAISKDTRKKVPRKWRNKKIPTEDFSPGDRVISAYFPDILPNLPTVPSQLPKVFTINRVLSLEHVEIIDTTNGYKSTARGEDFKHYQPP, from the exons ATGGAAGGCAACATGGAAAACCAGCATGAAGAAGAGGCTAATAACCATGGGGGAGGAG GGAACACTAAGGGAGTGATAGAGCTAAACAATGTAGATGCTCTgctggctcagaacaagctcaTTATCAAGCAGCTAGCTGACCTCACTAAGAAGATGGAGAGGAACCAAGTGGCAGCAATCACCACCTCCTCAACAACCCAAGAAGGAGTTGAAGAAGAGGCAAAAGGTAACCTTGAGCAAGCCAACTATATTG agattcaagaagacAAGGTGTTCAAAGAGGAGGTGCGAGCCAACATTAAGAACCAAGGAGAGACCATCAAGAAGCTGGAATTCCAAGTGGGATGCTTAGCTGAGAAGATTCCCAAACCTACTGATGGCTTCCCAAGTGACACGGAGAAAAACCCAAGAGGAGAAGcaaagaaagtaagatgggaagaTTGCAAAATGATCACTACAAGTGATCAAGAGGATGAAGACAAGCAAAGCAAACTCCCCCAACAGCCTGAAGACAACTCAACAGAGGAGGAGGATagagatcaccaagaaccagaAATCTCACAACAAGAGTTGCTTAAGCTCTATGCACCTTTTCCCCAACTGCTCAATGGTGCTGTggggaagagaatatactccagGTTCCTAGACTTGTTTGCATCTCTGCATGTGAACATACCATTCATCAAAGCCATCCAACAAATGCCTGCATTCATCAAGTATATGAAGGAACTTCTTCCCAGGAAAAGCTCAATCAAAGGAGGCCAGACTATAGTGTTAaacaaggaatgtagtgccCTTATTCAACCTGAGCTGCCTACAAAAAGAAGAGACCTAGGGAGTTTTCACATCGCCtgtgccataggagaaacaGTGTTCGATAGAGCACTCTGTGATTTGggggcaagcatcaacttacTGCCATTATCCTTAGTAAAGAGGCTGCAGATCAATGAGATAATGCCCACAGATGTGGTCATCAGACTGGCTGACAAGACTCAAAAgcaagcaataggagtggtGGAAAATGTGTTGCTAAAGGTTGGGAAATACTTTCTCCCAACAGACTTTGTCATCCTGGACATGGAAGAGAGTCACACACACCCAATCATAttgggaagacccttcctagctacggccagagcactcatagatgtggaGAAAGGGGAGCTAATACTGAGGATCCATGATGAACGGCTCAGCTTTAATGTCTTCAAACTCTCACAAGAGGCAGACCAAGAGCACAAGGAACCAAGCAAAGATCATAATGAGATGCTGACGGAGGAAGCAAGCACTGAAGCACACCCAACCTATCTGGAGACCCCTTTGGTTGATAAACAAGGGAAACAGCAACTACCACAGCTCAAGGAAAAGTTAGAGGAACCTAAACCTCTAGAGGCATGTGAAGACAACATCACAACTACCTTAGGAAAAGAAGTCATCAAGAGCAAGGCAATATCAAAGGACACAAGGAAGAAGGTACCAAGGAagtggagaaacaaaaagatccctaCGGAAGACTTCTCTCCAGGAGATAGAGTGATCTCAGCTTACTTCCCAGATATTCTCCCTAATCTCCCCACTGTACCATCTCAGTTACCGAAAGTCTTCACAATCAACAGAGTTCTCTCCCTGGAACATGTAGAGATCATTGATACAACCAATGGATACAAGTCCACAGCGAGAGGGGAGGACTTCAAGCATTACCAACCACCCTGA